One stretch of Roseimicrobium sp. ORNL1 DNA includes these proteins:
- a CDS encoding tetratricopeptide repeat protein: protein MAAPVIYLSASQADLRSHRMAARAILEAEGLQVVDYEIRDATGWSPVRHAMRTRLRGCHAMVHLAGVSFGAEPNTMPEGAIRRSYAQMEYQLASDLHIPCYSILLAEDFPFDPHAPEDQEAHLLQLQHRAALAHGMSSMEAVHDPGDLQWSLEALAGRIRMGHATPKRKKQSSWLIFVPLVIMAALALVYYLRDFAPRARPIQVRLEPDPVESATPPMVDSASMERARQMIRDIAAKAVTTGLPTEQTDALTKIGLAMDEIAEQRDLTPLEAQLELQRFASAVDSTPDSEVMEKAFAAFAEGRYTTAAELASWVPSESGVEPGTETDSDTQKPAKDANALNAVLLKAHFQYLAGQHMAAIATYKTALQNIDRSQQPREWSQTALTAATIMTHLAQWEEASQLLMDLIVHFDTIPNPDLQTHARTLQAMASLQLAMRQPGNAEALLLKASRLLETDPDKNQDDLAMTLVALGEALCFEGKRDGAEDAYRRAIVLQEQQHGPESPQVARVLGSLATMLADSGRQAHAVGLCERALAINEQRFGPADPRVARDLLRLAAVSSYTGYNTREADLCRRALEICRKAFGSKHPATASAMVNLAGALTRQPDKTGAESLAREGWSIDAAALGNGHPTTLWDMKILAKVLKAVGKRDEALDLHRQALTLTEQKFGTENPETARAVADLATALGENGRYADAEPLFRRALDIDEKQFGRDDFRVFLGVRNLAGVLRDSGNKDQALEQFRRALDIARRNLPPEDPGLCVELANVGSALRSVGRYADAEAAFREALAIQEKAMPPGEPVVAETLSNLASVLFLSGRHSDAEPVYRRVLEMLSAASRETKRLHPNLELARKNYHADLKRMGLTDEEIAKRIEKVEAGEVVKDLTAVGLP, encoded by the coding sequence ATGGCAGCTCCTGTCATTTATCTCAGTGCATCACAGGCGGATCTCCGCTCGCACCGCATGGCGGCGCGGGCCATTCTTGAGGCGGAAGGCCTGCAGGTGGTGGACTACGAAATCCGAGACGCCACGGGCTGGAGTCCCGTGCGTCACGCTATGCGCACGCGCCTCCGTGGCTGCCACGCCATGGTACATCTGGCCGGCGTAAGCTTCGGAGCCGAGCCCAATACCATGCCGGAGGGTGCCATCCGCCGGTCCTATGCGCAGATGGAGTATCAGCTCGCATCAGATCTGCACATCCCGTGTTACTCCATCCTCCTCGCGGAGGACTTCCCATTCGACCCCCACGCGCCGGAGGACCAGGAAGCCCACCTGCTGCAACTTCAGCACCGGGCGGCGCTGGCTCATGGCATGTCCAGCATGGAGGCGGTGCATGACCCGGGCGACTTGCAATGGTCCCTGGAGGCGCTCGCCGGTCGCATCCGGATGGGTCACGCCACCCCGAAGAGGAAGAAGCAATCCTCCTGGCTCATCTTCGTGCCGCTCGTGATCATGGCGGCGCTGGCCCTGGTATATTACCTCAGAGATTTTGCCCCTCGCGCAAGACCCATCCAGGTACGCCTGGAACCGGATCCGGTGGAGTCTGCGACTCCCCCCATGGTTGATAGCGCATCGATGGAACGTGCACGGCAGATGATCAGGGACATTGCCGCCAAGGCCGTCACCACCGGACTTCCCACGGAACAGACGGATGCGCTCACCAAGATCGGCCTTGCGATGGACGAGATCGCCGAGCAGCGCGACCTCACCCCACTCGAAGCGCAACTTGAGCTTCAGCGCTTTGCCAGCGCCGTTGATTCCACACCTGATAGCGAAGTGATGGAGAAGGCGTTCGCCGCGTTTGCCGAAGGCCGATACACCACTGCGGCTGAGCTGGCTTCATGGGTCCCCAGCGAGTCCGGAGTCGAACCCGGGACCGAGACGGATAGCGATACTCAAAAACCGGCGAAGGATGCCAATGCCCTGAACGCCGTGCTGCTCAAAGCACACTTTCAATACCTCGCCGGGCAGCACATGGCAGCCATCGCCACTTACAAGACGGCGCTCCAAAACATCGACCGAAGCCAACAGCCTCGAGAATGGTCACAGACGGCGCTCACTGCGGCCACAATCATGACGCATCTGGCCCAGTGGGAGGAGGCTTCGCAATTGTTGATGGATCTCATCGTCCACTTCGACACGATTCCCAACCCCGACCTCCAGACTCATGCCCGCACGCTGCAGGCCATGGCATCCCTCCAGCTCGCCATGAGGCAGCCCGGCAATGCCGAGGCCCTTTTGTTGAAGGCGAGCAGACTTTTGGAGACCGACCCGGACAAGAACCAGGACGATCTGGCCATGACACTAGTGGCGCTTGGCGAAGCGCTGTGCTTCGAAGGAAAACGCGACGGTGCCGAGGACGCCTACCGCCGCGCCATCGTCCTTCAGGAGCAGCAGCACGGCCCAGAGAGTCCCCAAGTGGCACGCGTGCTGGGCAGTCTGGCCACCATGCTCGCCGACTCTGGAAGACAAGCGCATGCCGTGGGTCTGTGTGAACGCGCCCTGGCCATCAACGAACAACGGTTCGGCCCCGCGGATCCCCGGGTGGCACGCGACCTTCTGCGCCTGGCCGCAGTCTCATCCTACACCGGGTACAACACCCGCGAAGCGGACCTGTGCCGCCGGGCTCTGGAGATTTGCCGGAAGGCCTTCGGGTCAAAGCATCCGGCCACGGCCTCTGCCATGGTCAATCTCGCAGGCGCACTGACCCGGCAACCCGACAAGACCGGAGCCGAATCCCTGGCTCGTGAAGGATGGAGCATCGATGCGGCCGCGCTCGGCAACGGGCATCCCACCACGCTGTGGGACATGAAGATTCTCGCCAAAGTGCTGAAGGCAGTGGGCAAAAGGGACGAAGCGCTCGACCTTCATCGCCAGGCGCTCACCCTCACCGAGCAGAAGTTCGGAACAGAGAATCCGGAAACCGCCCGTGCCGTGGCCGACCTTGCTACGGCACTGGGAGAAAACGGTCGTTATGCCGATGCAGAACCGCTGTTCCGTCGCGCACTGGATATCGACGAAAAACAGTTTGGACGCGATGACTTCCGGGTATTCCTGGGTGTACGGAATCTTGCCGGAGTCCTCCGCGACTCGGGGAACAAGGATCAGGCGCTTGAACAGTTCCGCCGCGCACTGGATATCGCTCGCCGGAATCTGCCCCCGGAAGATCCCGGACTCTGCGTAGAGCTGGCCAATGTGGGATCCGCCTTGCGTAGCGTGGGGCGCTACGCCGACGCGGAAGCTGCGTTCCGCGAAGCACTAGCCATCCAGGAAAAGGCGATGCCACCCGGAGAACCTGTCGTCGCTGAAACTTTGAGTAATCTCGCCAGCGTGCTCTTCCTCTCAGGCCGTCATAGCGACGCCGAGCCCGTGTACCGCCGTGTGTTGGAAATGCTTTCGGCAGCATCCCGGGAAACCAAACGACTCCATCCAAACCTTGAGCTGGCAAGGAAGAACTATCACGCAGACCTCAAACGCATGGGCCTCACCGATGAAGAAATCGCCAAGCGCATCGAGAAAGTCGAGGCGGGCGAGGTGGTGAAGGATCTCACCGCGGTAGGTCTGCCGTAA
- a CDS encoding DUF2237 domain-containing protein, whose product MPTNVLGSELQCCCMKPRTGYYRDGYCRTGVEDSGLHTVCALMTDEFLSFARTRGNDLVTPMPDWGFPGLRAGDKWCLCVLRWKEALDAGCAPPVFMEATQMSALEFVTLEDLREHALPK is encoded by the coding sequence ATGCCTACGAATGTCCTCGGCTCGGAACTGCAATGCTGCTGCATGAAACCCCGCACCGGATACTACCGGGACGGCTACTGCCGTACGGGGGTGGAGGATTCAGGACTGCACACCGTGTGCGCCCTGATGACGGACGAGTTCCTCAGCTTTGCCCGCACACGGGGGAATGACTTGGTGACACCCATGCCCGACTGGGGATTTCCCGGCCTGAGGGCAGGGGACAAATGGTGCCTCTGTGTGCTCCGCTGGAAGGAAGCGCTGGATGCGGGCTGTGCACCGCCGGTGTTCATGGAGGCCACGCAGATGTCCGCGCTGGAGTTCGTAACGCTGGAAGATCTGCGCGAGCACGCTCTGCCGAAGTAA